GCCCAGGTCCTCCTGCAACCAGTGTCCAGGCTAGCTGCCTTCCCTGGGCGCCCTGTCCTGGAGCCATGGGGCCCACCTAGCCCCTGCCTGCCCCGATGTCCCGGCCCAGGGATTGCTGACCTCGGCTGCTGGGGGGGCTCTCCTCACGCCCCCttgccagcctcagcagccaGCGACCCTGGGTGAGCCCCTGGGTCAGACCTCCAGCCCAGGGCAGTCTCCCACACCTCCCTGTCCCCgtctgcctcccccacccccaccccttcctcctcctcccaggactGGACCAGAGAAGCCACTGTGGCCACTGGGCGGGGGCCTGCCCCCCCAGCTCTCACCGGCTGTCCCTAGGAGTCCACGGGGCAGCCGGCGTCCCCACCAGGCCTGGCAGGACCAGGATGCTGCTCCCTCTCTTCCACCCCGTCCCCCGCCAACACCCTCTCCTGCCCGAAAGTCCAGTCTGACTGCAGACAGCCGGATGCCGACTGACCCTGGGCCCGAGGTGGGCAGTGGCTGGCCGGGCCTCCTCATGTCCTGCCTGAAGGGCCCACATGTCATCCTCAAGATGGAGGCCATGAAAATTGTCCATCCTGAAAAGTTCCCTGAACTCCCGGCAGCTGCCCCCTGCTTCCCACCCGCACCCAGGCACACTCCCACCCTGGCACCCAAACGTGCCTGGCCCTCTCACACTGAGATCATTGTCAACCAGGCATGTGGGGGGGACATGCCTGCCTTGGAAGGGgccccccacaccccacccttGCCACGGAGGCCCCGGAAGGGCAGCTCTGACCTGGGCTTCCCCCGAGTGGTGGCGGCGGACGAGGTCATCGTGAATCAGTACGTGATTCGGCCTGGACCGGCTGCCTCTGTGGCTTCTTCATCAGGGACTGGGACGGTGGCAGCAGGTGAGCCCCTGGAGTGCCCCACCTGTGGGCACACGTACAATGTCACCCAGCGGCGGCCCCGAGTGCTGTCTTGCCTGCACTCCGTGTGTGAGCAGTGCCTGCAGATTCTCTATGAGTCCTGCCCCAAGTACAAGTTCATCTCCTGCCCCACCTGCCGCCGTGAGACTGTGCTCTTCACTGACTATGGCCTGGCTGCACTGGCTGTCAACACGTCCATCTTGAGTCGCCTGCCTCCTGAGGCACTGACTGCCCCTTCCGGGGGCCAGTGGGGGGGTGAGCCTGAGGGCAGCTGCTACCAGACCTTCCGGCAGTACTGTGGAGCTGCGTGCACCTGTCACGTGCGGAACCCGCTGTCCGCCTGCTCCATCATGTAGGGCCCACTTGCCCACCACTGCGTGCCAGTCCTCGCTCAATGCTGCTTCAGGGAACTGGCCCTGCCCTGTTGCCCGCTGACCCTTCCTCACCCACCATGGCTTCTGGCCCCACCCCGAGTGGCATTGTCGCTGCAGCCAACTTTGCCATTAAAACTCTTTGCCAAAGTTTATACCTGTCC
The Sciurus carolinensis chromosome 14, mSciCar1.2, whole genome shotgun sequence DNA segment above includes these coding regions:
- the Rnf208 gene encoding RING finger protein 208, which codes for MPTDPGPEVGSGWPGLLMSCLKGPHVILKMEAMKIVHPEKFPELPAAAPCFPPAPRHTPTLAPKRAWPSHTEIIVNQACGGDMPALEGAPHTPPLPRRPRKGSSDLGFPRVVAADEVIVNQYVIRPGPAASVASSSGTGTVAAGEPLECPTCGHTYNVTQRRPRVLSCLHSVCEQCLQILYESCPKYKFISCPTCRRETVLFTDYGLAALAVNTSILSRLPPEALTAPSGGQWGGEPEGSCYQTFRQYCGAACTCHVRNPLSACSIM